In the Flavobacterium sp. J372 genome, one interval contains:
- a CDS encoding DUF1287 domain-containing protein: MKHLLLISLLLLAKSEKGFYAKLSDAAISLTNDFVIYDSGYTKIKYPNGDVHKNKGVCTDMVIRAYRKLGIDLQKEVHEDMKANFAKYPKTWGLRDTDTNIDHRRVPNLQVFFTRKGRSLGVSDKASDYKPGDIVTWMLDGNKPHIGIVVNRQSSGRCKVVHNVGYGQNLDDCLFSYKITGHYRYKK, encoded by the coding sequence ATGAAACATTTACTCCTTATATCCCTGTTACTTCTGGCTAAGTCCGAAAAAGGTTTTTACGCTAAACTTTCAGATGCCGCCATATCATTAACTAATGATTTTGTGATTTATGACAGTGGTTATACCAAAATAAAGTATCCCAATGGCGATGTACATAAAAATAAGGGCGTATGTACCGACATGGTTATTCGTGCATACCGGAAGTTGGGCATCGATCTGCAAAAAGAGGTTCATGAAGACATGAAGGCGAACTTTGCTAAATATCCCAAGACGTGGGGTCTGCGCGACACTGACACTAATATTGACCACAGGCGTGTACCTAATTTACAGGTGTTTTTTACACGGAAAGGTAGATCACTCGGAGTTTCAGACAAAGCTTCAGATTACAAACCCGGCGACATTGTAACCTGGATGCTTGACGGCAACAAACCTCATATCGGTATTGTGGTAAACAGACAATCTTCAGGGAGATGTAAGGTTGTGCATAATGTTGGATATGGACAAAATCTTGATGACTGCCTTTTCAGCTATAAAATTACCGGGCATTACCGGTACAAAAAGTGA
- the radC gene encoding DNA repair protein RadC, whose product MEETQTFSIKYWAEDDQPREKLMLKGKAALSDAELIAILIGSGSRNESAVELSKRILASTGNNLNALGKMSLKQLMEFKGIGEAKAITIAAAMELGRRRREEEGVELKKITSSQAVFDIMQPIIGELPHEEFWVIYLNNSNKVIYKSQLSKGGITGTVVDVRIVFKTALEQNAVAIILCHNHPSGVLQASEQDKHITRQLKQAGQTMSINVLDHVIVTEKGYISFVDEGLF is encoded by the coding sequence ATGGAAGAAACACAAACCTTTTCGATAAAGTATTGGGCGGAAGACGACCAGCCTCGTGAGAAGCTGATGCTTAAGGGTAAAGCTGCATTAAGTGATGCTGAATTGATAGCTATACTTATAGGCTCGGGCAGCCGCAATGAAAGTGCTGTAGAACTTAGCAAGCGGATATTAGCAAGCACAGGCAACAACCTGAATGCATTGGGAAAAATGTCTTTAAAACAGCTCATGGAGTTTAAGGGCATAGGGGAAGCAAAAGCCATAACCATAGCCGCAGCCATGGAACTAGGGCGCAGGCGAAGAGAAGAGGAGGGTGTTGAACTTAAGAAAATTACATCAAGCCAGGCGGTATTTGACATTATGCAGCCCATAATTGGTGAATTGCCACATGAAGAATTTTGGGTTATTTACCTGAACAACTCAAATAAAGTTATTTATAAATCGCAGTTGAGCAAAGGCGGCATAACCGGAACCGTTGTAGATGTGCGGATTGTATTCAAAACTGCGTTAGAACAAAATGCTGTAGCCATAATTCTGTGCCATAACCACCCTAGCGGGGTCCTGCAGGCAAGTGAGCAGGATAAGCATATAACAAGGCAGCTCAAGCAGGCTGGGCAAACCATGAGCATCAACGTGCTTGATCATGTAATTGTAACAGAAAAAGGATATATTAGCTTTGTTGACGAAGGATTATTTTAG
- a CDS encoding ATP-binding cassette domain-containing protein, translating to MVTVKDLTFFYDKGTGFTFPQFSANAGSSILITGGSGKGKTTLLHLLGGLLRPKSGGIIINETDITKLSDKKLDHFRGKTSGWYCSNHIL from the coding sequence ATGGTCACAGTAAAGGATTTAACATTTTTTTATGATAAGGGAACAGGTTTCACCTTCCCGCAATTTTCTGCGAACGCAGGCAGCAGCATTTTAATAACCGGAGGGTCAGGAAAAGGGAAAACTACACTGCTGCACCTTCTCGGCGGATTGCTCCGTCCAAAATCAGGTGGCATCATCATAAATGAAACCGACATCACCAAACTTTCAGATAAAAAGCTCGACCACTTCCGGGGGAAAACATCGGGTTGGTATTGCAGCAATCACATTTTGTAG
- a CDS encoding ABC transporter ATP-binding protein translates to MQQSHFVASLSVLENVELASWLATGQHKKEMAKSLLDELGLSQHLHKLPSQLSIGQQQRVSIARAIINSPQLLLADEPTSSLDDENAETVAAMLQNLAQQYNSALVIVTHDQRLKERFPNQINLS, encoded by the coding sequence TTGCAGCAATCACATTTTGTAGCTTCGCTTTCTGTGTTAGAAAATGTAGAGCTGGCCTCATGGCTGGCAACCGGCCAACACAAAAAAGAAATGGCGAAGTCGCTTCTAGATGAACTTGGGCTTTCACAACACCTGCACAAATTACCGTCGCAGCTCAGCATCGGGCAGCAGCAAAGGGTTTCCATTGCCCGGGCCATCATCAACAGTCCGCAATTACTTTTGGCAGACGAGCCTACATCAAGCCTTGACGATGAGAACGCCGAAACCGTAGCTGCAATGCTGCAAAACCTGGCGCAGCAATACAATTCGGCATTGGTAATTGTTACGCATGACCAGAGACTAAAAGAGCGTTTTCCTAACCAAATAAACTTATCATGA
- a CDS encoding FtsX-like permease family protein: MITRIAWKNIWFKPLNTLLSIILLTASVAIITLLILLEEQFEKKFSDNIEGIDLVLGAQGSPLQLILSSVYQVDAPTGNIDYTEAKTWMKNPMVKTAIPLAFGDNYRGFRIVGTTQDYLDKFGAKMVVGKTFSRNFEVVLGSSVAQKMNLKIGDKFFGSHGDAEEGEVHDHHAYIVTGIASETGKVIDNLILCNIPSVWAMHDHEHEEGASAEATHEEHDEHNHEGHDHDHEVHSGEEHDHKHEAHSHEGHDHGHEGHDHHEDEVISEEGKEITSVLIKFRGPVGVAVWPRLIAQNTKMQAASPALEVNRLFSLFGIGLQALQYLAYGIMLISGISIFIALYNTLKERKYEFALLRVNGASRLQLLSLVMIESLLLCITGFVFGTIVGRIALSFISGSADSEFKISFNPLEFVWEKEGYLLLLTIFVGVLAAAIPAVKAYTLNISKTLANA; this comes from the coding sequence ATGATAACCCGCATAGCCTGGAAAAACATTTGGTTCAAGCCGCTCAATACCTTACTAAGTATAATTTTGCTTACGGCAAGTGTGGCTATCATTACGCTGTTGATTTTACTTGAGGAGCAGTTTGAGAAGAAATTCAGCGATAATATTGAGGGGATAGATTTAGTGCTCGGTGCGCAGGGAAGCCCTCTGCAATTGATACTGTCATCAGTATACCAGGTGGATGCGCCAACCGGAAACATAGATTACACCGAAGCCAAAACCTGGATGAAAAACCCGATGGTGAAAACCGCTATACCGTTAGCATTTGGTGATAACTATCGCGGCTTTCGCATTGTAGGGACAACGCAGGATTATCTTGATAAATTTGGTGCAAAAATGGTAGTTGGCAAAACATTTAGCCGAAATTTTGAAGTAGTTCTGGGTAGCTCTGTCGCGCAAAAGATGAACCTGAAAATCGGCGATAAATTTTTCGGTTCGCATGGTGATGCTGAGGAAGGCGAGGTACACGACCATCATGCGTACATTGTTACAGGCATAGCATCTGAAACAGGTAAGGTGATTGATAACCTGATACTTTGCAATATCCCCAGCGTTTGGGCTATGCATGACCATGAACACGAAGAGGGAGCTTCTGCGGAAGCAACTCACGAAGAACATGACGAACATAATCATGAAGGGCATGACCATGATCATGAAGTACATTCAGGCGAAGAGCATGATCATAAACATGAAGCCCACTCACATGAGGGTCACGATCACGGCCATGAAGGCCACGATCATCACGAAGATGAAGTAATTTCAGAGGAAGGTAAGGAGATAACATCAGTACTGATAAAATTCCGCGGACCAGTAGGTGTAGCGGTCTGGCCAAGGCTTATTGCCCAAAACACCAAAATGCAGGCAGCATCCCCGGCGCTTGAGGTCAACCGCTTGTTCTCGCTGTTCGGTATTGGGCTGCAGGCATTGCAGTACCTGGCCTATGGCATTATGCTCATATCCGGCATAAGTATTTTCATTGCATTGTATAATACGCTGAAAGAACGTAAATATGAATTTGCGCTGCTTCGTGTAAATGGTGCAAGCAGGCTGCAGCTGTTGTCACTGGTAATGATTGAAAGCTTGCTTTTATGTATTACCGGCTTTGTTTTCGGCACGATTGTTGGCAGGATAGCGTTAAGCTTTATCTCCGGTTCTGCCGATAGTGAATTTAAAATCTCTTTCAACCCGCTTGAATTTGTATGGGAAAAAGAGGGATATTTATTGCTCCTCACTATCTTTGTAGGGGTCTTGGCGGCAGCCATACCGGCGGTTAAGGCGTATACCTTAAACATATCAAAAACACTGGCAAATGCGTAA
- a CDS encoding YjjG family noncanonical pyrimidine nucleotidase yields MLKDSKKAIFFDLDHTLWDFEKNSALTFQFIFEKHCLSIDCNLFLEKYVPVNAQYWKLFRDDKITKHELRYGRFRETFSQMGIEAGDELIETLAHEYIEHLPGFNHLYDGAIEVLDYLKEKYSLHIITNGFHEVQEHKLRNSNIAHYFDTVTNSEMAGCKKPNPQIFEFALRAANADKAYSVMIGDCIEADVQGAIDCGLDAIYFNEHRLDAPETIMQVNHLRELKNLL; encoded by the coding sequence ATGTTGAAGGATAGCAAAAAAGCAATATTTTTTGACCTTGACCATACGCTGTGGGATTTCGAGAAAAATTCTGCCCTTACTTTCCAGTTCATTTTTGAAAAGCACTGCCTTTCAATAGACTGCAATTTATTCCTGGAAAAATATGTGCCGGTAAATGCGCAATACTGGAAGCTTTTCCGTGATGATAAAATCACAAAGCATGAGCTTAGATATGGGCGTTTCCGTGAGACATTTTCACAGATGGGAATTGAGGCAGGCGATGAACTAATAGAAACGCTGGCACATGAATATATTGAGCACCTGCCGGGTTTCAACCATTTGTACGATGGCGCTATTGAAGTGCTTGATTACCTTAAAGAGAAATATTCACTGCATATTATTACCAATGGCTTCCATGAGGTGCAGGAGCATAAACTGCGAAATTCAAATATTGCCCATTACTTTGATACAGTTACCAATAGCGAAATGGCCGGATGTAAAAAGCCAAACCCGCAGATATTTGAATTTGCCCTGAGAGCTGCCAATGCAGATAAGGCATACAGCGTAATGATTGGCGACTGTATTGAAGCCGATGTGCAGGGCGCTATTGATTGCGGGCTTGATGCCATCTATTTTAACGAGCACAGGCTTGATGCACCGGAAACAATTATGCAGGTAAATCACCTGCGCGAACTTAAAAACCTACTGTAA
- a CDS encoding replication-associated recombination protein A, translating to MEAPLAERIRPQKLSEYISQQHLVGPEGSLTHQIARGIIPSLILWGPPGTGKTTLAQIMAQESDRPFYVLSAINAGVKDVREVIDKAKQSGGLFTSKNPILFIDEIHRFSKSQQDSLLAAVEKGWVTLIGATTENPSFEVIPALLSRCQVYILNAFTKDDLEALLHRAMEADSYMRSKNIELKETEALLRLSGGDGRKLLNIFELVVNASEGDDVEITNDRVMQLAQKNTVLYDKTGEQHYDIISAFIKSMRGSDPNGAVYWLARMIEGGEDLKFIARRMLILASEDIGNANPTALIMANNTFQAVSTIGYPESRIILSQCAVYLATSPKSNASYMAINKAQSIVKQTGDLPVPLHLRNAPTKLMKELGYGDDYKYAHDFDNNFAEQEFLPDEIQNTTFYDPGNNSRENGTRDFLRNRWKGKYGY from the coding sequence ATGGAAGCGCCTCTAGCCGAACGAATACGCCCGCAGAAATTATCTGAATACATAAGCCAGCAGCACCTTGTGGGGCCTGAGGGTTCGCTTACCCACCAGATTGCGCGCGGCATAATCCCTTCACTCATTTTATGGGGGCCGCCGGGTACGGGTAAAACCACCCTGGCGCAGATTATGGCTCAGGAAAGCGACAGGCCATTTTATGTGCTTAGCGCTATTAATGCGGGAGTAAAAGACGTTCGCGAGGTGATAGACAAAGCCAAACAAAGCGGCGGGTTGTTTACCTCAAAAAACCCAATCTTATTTATTGATGAGATTCACCGTTTCAGCAAGTCCCAACAGGATTCATTGCTTGCCGCGGTTGAAAAAGGCTGGGTAACCCTGATTGGCGCTACTACCGAAAACCCGAGCTTTGAAGTGATCCCCGCGCTATTGTCAAGATGTCAGGTTTATATCCTTAATGCTTTTACCAAAGATGACCTTGAAGCGCTTTTGCACCGCGCTATGGAAGCCGACAGCTACATGCGCAGCAAGAACATCGAACTGAAGGAAACTGAGGCATTGCTTCGCCTTTCCGGTGGTGACGGAAGGAAGTTGCTGAATATTTTTGAACTTGTGGTTAATGCAAGTGAGGGTGATGATGTTGAGATTACCAATGACCGCGTTATGCAGCTGGCGCAGAAAAACACTGTATTATATGACAAAACAGGCGAACAGCACTATGATATCATCTCTGCATTCATAAAATCAATGCGTGGCAGTGACCCAAATGGCGCCGTGTATTGGCTGGCACGGATGATTGAAGGCGGCGAAGACCTGAAATTTATTGCAAGGCGGATGCTTATCCTGGCATCTGAAGATATTGGCAATGCCAACCCTACAGCGCTGATTATGGCAAATAACACTTTCCAGGCAGTGAGTACTATCGGATATCCCGAATCACGCATTATCCTGAGCCAGTGTGCGGTTTACCTTGCTACTTCGCCTAAGAGCAATGCCAGCTATATGGCCATTAATAAAGCACAGAGCATCGTGAAGCAGACCGGTGACCTGCCTGTACCATTACATTTACGGAATGCACCTACAAAATTGATGAAGGAACTGGGTTATGGAGATGACTACAAATATGCTCATGATTTCGACAACAACTTTGCCGAGCAGGAATTCCTGCCGGATGAAATCCAAAACACGACATTCTACGATCCAGGGAATAACTCCCGCGAAAACGGTACACGTGATTTTTTGAGGAACAGGTGGAAAGGGAAGTATGGGTACTAG
- a CDS encoding rhomboid family intramembrane serine protease, with protein MANDDQFKFSTSVLAWPLAFLLAIWGTYWFQINVSNVTNWGIYPRTLTGLRGIIFSPFLHGSVEHLYNNSIPLFLLVAAMRYFYRRLALEVIGYGILLSGFITWVIARPAYHIGASSLIYVLVSFIFFKGIRTGYYRLVALSLLIVTLYGGMVWYVFPDVDQQISWEGHLAGLITGFLFSILYKTPEFKKEIVYDWERPDFDPKQDPFMKRFDENGNFVNPPKLEDIEVIDAEILSPPASKIVYIYRSSQSQ; from the coding sequence ATGGCAAACGACGACCAATTTAAATTTTCAACCTCGGTGCTGGCATGGCCTCTGGCTTTTCTCTTGGCTATATGGGGAACATACTGGTTCCAGATAAATGTTAGTAATGTCACCAACTGGGGTATTTACCCAAGGACTCTTACGGGGCTGCGTGGTATTATCTTCAGCCCGTTTTTACATGGTAGTGTTGAGCATCTTTATAACAATTCAATCCCTTTGTTCCTGCTCGTAGCAGCCATGCGATACTTTTATCGCAGGCTGGCACTTGAAGTTATAGGCTATGGTATATTGTTGTCAGGTTTCATCACCTGGGTTATAGCACGGCCCGCATACCACATAGGCGCAAGCAGCCTCATCTATGTTCTGGTGAGCTTTATCTTTTTTAAAGGGATTCGCACAGGGTACTACCGCCTGGTGGCATTGTCGCTGCTTATCGTGACGTTGTACGGAGGTATGGTGTGGTATGTTTTCCCTGATGTGGATCAGCAGATTTCGTGGGAAGGGCATTTGGCCGGACTTATAACAGGCTTTCTATTCTCAATACTCTATAAAACACCTGAGTTTAAAAAGGAAATTGTGTACGACTGGGAACGCCCTGATTTCGACCCGAAACAAGACCCGTTCATGAAACGTTTTGATGAAAACGGCAACTTTGTAAACCCACCTAAATTAGAAGATATTGAGGTGATAGATGCAGAGATACTTTCACCGCCTGCCTCAAAGATTGTCTATATCTACAGAAGCAGTCAGTCGCAGTAG
- the rlmB gene encoding 23S rRNA (guanosine(2251)-2'-O)-methyltransferase RlmB, with protein sequence MEKEHQIFGIRAIIEAINSGKEIDKVFIQKDAQGDLMRDLMKVMKQKSINFSYVPVEKLNRLTSMNHQGAVASIAPISFHNLEDLVEKVLESGKTPLFLILDQLSDARNFGAIIRTAECTGVDGIIVQKQGSAPVNGDTVKTSAGAVFNVPICKVEHIKDAIFHLQGSGIKTVAATEKTDSNIYDIVLNEPVAIIMGSEDRGVNPSVLKIVDEKAKLPMFGTIESLNVSVACGAFLYEAVRQRKDF encoded by the coding sequence ATGGAAAAAGAGCACCAGATATTCGGTATACGCGCTATCATTGAGGCGATAAACTCAGGTAAAGAAATTGACAAAGTTTTTATTCAGAAGGATGCACAGGGCGACCTGATGCGCGACCTGATGAAGGTGATGAAGCAGAAGAGCATCAACTTCAGCTATGTGCCTGTTGAGAAATTGAACCGCCTTACTTCAATGAACCATCAGGGCGCTGTGGCGAGCATTGCCCCGATTTCATTCCATAACCTTGAAGATTTGGTAGAAAAAGTGCTTGAAAGCGGAAAAACCCCACTGTTCCTGATACTTGACCAACTTAGCGACGCCCGTAATTTCGGGGCTATCATCCGTACGGCAGAATGCACCGGAGTGGATGGCATCATTGTGCAAAAACAAGGCAGCGCACCTGTAAACGGCGATACAGTTAAGACGTCAGCTGGCGCGGTATTCAATGTACCAATCTGTAAAGTAGAGCATATCAAGGATGCTATTTTCCACTTGCAGGGTTCGGGCATTAAGACTGTTGCGGCAACTGAAAAGACCGACAGCAACATTTATGATATCGTGCTAAACGAGCCTGTGGCTATCATCATGGGGAGTGAAGACCGCGGTGTGAATCCGTCTGTACTAAAAATTGTCGACGAAAAAGCCAAGCTGCCGATGTTCGGCACTATTGAGTCACTAAACGTTTCTGTGGCATGCGGGGCGTTTTTGTATGAAGCGGTAAGGCAGAGAAAGGATTTTTAG
- a CDS encoding fibronectin type III domain-containing protein gives MKKLYAFLMLLCAYTAVGQELSPYLQAPTQTSIYINWKTDSNPESIVEYGSSPTALTNTVTGTNQIFSDTGYPANYFYHTVKITGLTANTKYYYRVKTGTLTSEVMSFKTLPLPGQAATADGHLRFLVLGDNQMRNVPRFDTLVAQAKRKIAQKWGITADPADNIALTVMVGDQVDVGTLDHYENVHFKKNKALSGYLPIQTLVGNHETYGTLAMQAYYDHYVLNEMSYQGISSGTENYYANQVGNVLFICLDTEHTGGQQLNWLNQVVNAANNDATVEWIISLGHRPYQAEQYVGDISQWVRNTAMPVLTTSSKHILHIGAHHHLYHRGQLKNTPTYQIISGGVAWDQYWGMAVEQDFEDVQKTISNWMYQIIDVDVVNGTFDVESYSIGSIYTWKDNELMDTFHRRKNIPSPAQPSVTNNFTGNEVALPLTIESSPYNTTSTELLNSTQFMIGKTQNFSIIEKDVYRDYENLYGKLNNQPDVSKDQNAGVDITKLTLPVNSIPNGQYYVKVRHRDRNLNWSAWSETKSFKVIGSNFAVTEIQLDTIAYLPNTPISVSFTGAPGNQTDWIGIYKAGQNPGSATPSTTWSYINGQANGTKVFANGLATPGRYYATLMSNDSYTEIAPRKSFYVGPFVTVATPQEVYATGSAVTVSFQNGPNLVKDWVGIYKVGQTPGVGGVTSTKWSYVNGTSGTFTFNGVPDGYYYAEYYLQDGYTSIGNKVFFQVGSQITDLYINKTVYNLNENIIATWTDAPGIVKDWLGIYHAGDDPNVDELVSYTYFDGLANGTKAIEGANLPTEPGDYFIVMFTNDSYNEVSNRVSFAVDAPAGTDEFSSASGVTVYPNPAKAGERTYIKSKYPIQQIDMFDMTGNLFYTSKNINDLNYSIINQSLPTGVYVLKIHSNKVYTVKVVVK, from the coding sequence ATGAAAAAGCTTTACGCATTTCTAATGCTCCTTTGCGCATACACAGCAGTGGGGCAGGAACTCAGCCCGTATTTACAGGCGCCCACACAAACCTCAATTTACATAAACTGGAAGACCGACAGCAATCCTGAATCTATCGTTGAGTACGGCAGTTCGCCAACTGCATTGACCAACACGGTAACCGGTACAAACCAGATATTTTCTGATACTGGCTATCCCGCTAACTACTTCTACCACACGGTAAAAATCACAGGCCTTACGGCTAACACTAAGTATTATTACAGGGTTAAAACCGGCACGCTTACATCAGAGGTCATGTCTTTTAAAACACTTCCGCTTCCGGGCCAGGCTGCTACAGCGGATGGGCACCTGCGTTTTCTGGTGCTGGGTGATAACCAGATGAGGAATGTGCCGCGCTTTGATACACTCGTTGCTCAGGCTAAAAGAAAAATTGCCCAAAAGTGGGGCATTACTGCCGACCCGGCTGACAATATTGCGCTTACTGTGATGGTGGGTGATCAGGTAGATGTTGGTACGCTTGACCATTATGAAAATGTACATTTCAAAAAGAATAAAGCACTGTCGGGCTACCTGCCTATACAAACACTTGTGGGCAACCATGAGACCTATGGTACATTGGCTATGCAGGCCTATTATGACCACTATGTACTGAACGAGATGAGCTACCAGGGAATATCTTCAGGCACTGAAAATTATTACGCCAACCAGGTGGGTAACGTATTATTTATTTGCCTGGATACCGAGCATACAGGCGGGCAACAGCTAAACTGGCTGAATCAGGTGGTTAATGCCGCAAACAACGATGCCACGGTTGAATGGATTATCTCACTTGGGCACAGGCCTTACCAGGCAGAGCAGTATGTGGGAGATATCTCGCAATGGGTTCGTAATACGGCCATGCCTGTGCTTACCACTTCGTCTAAGCATATACTTCACATAGGGGCACACCACCACCTGTACCACCGCGGGCAGCTGAAGAACACGCCGACTTACCAGATTATTTCCGGCGGTGTGGCTTGGGATCAGTATTGGGGCATGGCTGTTGAACAGGATTTTGAAGATGTGCAGAAAACTATATCTAACTGGATGTACCAGATTATTGATGTAGATGTGGTTAACGGCACTTTTGACGTTGAGTCTTACTCAATAGGCAGTATCTACACATGGAAGGATAATGAGCTTATGGACACTTTCCACCGCCGGAAGAACATTCCTTCACCGGCACAACCTTCGGTAACCAATAACTTTACCGGTAATGAAGTGGCGCTTCCGCTGACAATTGAAAGCAGCCCATATAACACAACTTCAACTGAATTACTGAACTCAACCCAGTTTATGATAGGGAAAACTCAAAATTTCAGCATCATCGAAAAAGATGTATACCGTGATTATGAAAACCTTTACGGTAAGTTGAACAACCAGCCTGATGTGTCTAAAGACCAGAATGCAGGTGTTGATATTACCAAACTTACCCTGCCTGTAAATTCTATACCAAATGGGCAATACTACGTAAAAGTGCGCCACCGCGACAGGAACCTTAACTGGAGCGCCTGGAGCGAAACAAAGTCTTTCAAAGTAATTGGCAGTAACTTCGCCGTGACCGAAATTCAGCTTGACACAATAGCTTATCTCCCAAATACGCCAATATCTGTGTCGTTTACAGGCGCTCCGGGTAACCAGACCGACTGGATAGGCATTTACAAAGCAGGCCAGAATCCCGGCTCAGCTACGCCTTCAACAACCTGGAGTTACATTAACGGGCAGGCAAACGGCACTAAAGTATTTGCCAATGGCCTGGCAACACCGGGCAGGTATTATGCAACACTTATGTCAAACGACAGCTATACCGAAATTGCACCTCGAAAATCCTTCTACGTTGGGCCGTTTGTTACTGTTGCCACACCACAGGAAGTTTATGCAACAGGTAGCGCCGTAACGGTAAGTTTTCAAAACGGGCCAAACTTGGTAAAAGACTGGGTGGGCATTTACAAAGTAGGCCAGACACCAGGTGTTGGCGGTGTAACTTCTACAAAATGGAGCTACGTGAACGGCACATCGGGTACCTTTACATTTAATGGAGTACCAGATGGCTACTACTATGCTGAATACTATCTGCAGGATGGCTATACCAGTATTGGTAATAAGGTTTTTTTCCAGGTGGGGAGTCAGATTACAGATCTTTATATCAACAAGACTGTTTATAATCTTAATGAGAATATCATTGCAACATGGACAGATGCTCCCGGTATTGTAAAAGACTGGCTGGGTATTTACCATGCAGGTGACGACCCGAACGTAGATGAGCTTGTAAGCTATACGTATTTTGATGGGCTGGCAAACGGCACTAAAGCTATTGAAGGGGCCAACCTGCCTACAGAGCCGGGTGACTATTTTATTGTTATGTTCACCAATGATTCTTATAACGAAGTAAGTAACAGGGTTTCATTTGCAGTAGATGC